From the genome of Mixophyes fleayi isolate aMixFle1 chromosome 2, aMixFle1.hap1, whole genome shotgun sequence, one region includes:
- the USPL1 gene encoding SUMO-specific isopeptidase USPL1 isoform X1, with protein MLLPSVSVAISHSVYNHVNNLFHSLVFQGSLTYPKRCWHVTCDMTKISQWVSTMASETPGSTVSLVGQGSFLDKPSLHMVGYLGKNANAFETPPDGWCPVCKSKGHLQALKTYRINFTQSIFLCSNPQCIFPLGYTPLDNIIANTVDLKNPSPNKQKKRNISEVSPIHLPRVKRAKIDLPILGEYPPSIQSNWGESVPVLPPLACEVSPPRTSLQCCKAKDGDTRVQNVSETGNSFSSFTSVLREEPPVISTGSPSRDVSDPAEPLHANQGILQEGLLPTEVVEMGMKNDVFFQCENPNAVNIQKVSNTGHIGSSEDQKHLNSEIDDTGVSSRDPGALKNLTFSPVHVFKSPPLLQCNQLRSPVKESSPTEVSSPPCGVDVPDVGKDSVLESGLPQSCEILQNSVCEILESSLLQDTQSGQQVEAMGTVLNVGHRLSSAHGFIQETPTSKCESTVSSCLWHNKSDQEIKVNSLLDMYAPPTSSAGPVEENSIVNPAVSPLKHGVSEPSHFMQDGCEVTPASLPLQDILHVCPSQDNSLPTHTTSPVVKEDSIESSTVRELSQPKNLVEDIEKSQRGTATPSCTVLECHQPDGLSKDDHSLSCVSDISCMIVSVGEYSSDVTLANLSLPEPQERAQDCRASNSETTNRSRSLQVSLPDCRSEEKSLRNVPDSPVSDVKDKPTMNSAAVLLQANLLTELLDLVHDCQINNTGKPPDSLQDIQQVCPAEDKSLDVYGSSSVVKGNSIELVAAALNICHLSQPKDLVENIEKSQRETSSPSPLLEGHQSPDSLSKDDHSLSCVSDISFMTASVGEYSSDLNLANISLPEPQERAQDCWASNSETTNFSHHLQDSLPDCQSEEKSLRNVPGSPVSDVKDKPTVNSVAVLLQENRLTEVLDLVHDCQKNDTGKPSDSLQDIQSVCHSETTSLMGVSDPLCTTSVVKPDINADAATLLDRSLSNPQNMMQDCPTRHCVTSTPSVGIQEAHSLKDNSMIVIGGSTCDITAVMDDCDNENTTLLLLSDNHFLDSPMDSCESSVTAHSQTKHLLDQQFSPLRNTGAAIEGLGNVKPPLLSDCGLSVSKQDIKKPFHENPVLPDLLLDIQPEHRMEEPLAASPSPACEVPVSARQSSTEPVEQRDLLQEGQGKQYDKSKQNEVNEISSTVTNHSGLHDSGTLSETLSSETTLNADSLAQDESMNASTVESKQVPKTPGRRTFQNSQRRLQWKNKYSLCWLDCVLSALVQSEMLNNFVAKGDNNKELIHYLFAKYEEASTMLPQWDKRRKSGGTQKLDKCLNEVRMYIFDKLKPFLKCELGQKETPVFAFPLLLKLDPEIEELFMHTYTWNFKCEVCGYSCQERCQKTMTTFTKVVPDWRPLNAVHTAPCNKCQNADQRRALNLEKLHSVFMVHFVEGLPTNDLEEYSFHFNGHLYQIRTVIRYRYDHFSSWTANDDGSWLESDDLKGTFCRRHQKCRVRAEDIHVVMWEKSNAKTAGTENPPLSTTDHSELNASNQSISIQEENLCLSASTESPIQVAPAAKSVNLNMSNPLAGMEGYADDDIITLTLVEIPLDTTGNPVDFNPSDNCTARKEANQVLLVPQPAQLKVPINSLPLTQHSQRNGIFSPPILASSQPIPANSNAKTVPSVDCNVLQSPPPMLASPNAKTVPSVDCYVPQSPPPMLASPNAKTVPSVDCYVPQSPLPMLASPNAKTVPSVDCNVPQSPVIQNITKPGFNKQATPIATSTPFSQPYSTKKSIVGSWMNSLIIKDNSLLNGNLCGAKQKNPASKPCPPLKITDLSGASKTAQNFDGFRAKCVNKTANSVESPGFQSENGVSFNPPKEKTAPSLKTFLTPSSSSHLKPGNSGLNYGNLLKDRRPSSENRIRKLRLKLLKKLKAKKNELATLERMAKIQQSNSCSDQSDFLPQGSLNRREHLRGFLQELQEQIDNADNESVCTMSSSTSICSSPGDAEFFAELFSPSPMDNSANDSSYLEMLADGFAISTDQSQQTNGHNHPTDNNGSLQSTSGSNSCLKTSTLNRSTRDESFDLMSSSRLNEDTEYFPSFDYIF; from the exons ATGTTGCTGCCGTCAGTATCTGTAGCAATTAGTCATTCAGTCTATAATCATGTAAATAACTTGTTCCACTCACTTGTCTTTCAGGGTTCTTTGACATATCCTAAACGGTGCTGGCATGTTACATGTGATATGACCAAAATAAGCCAATGGGTCTCCACAATGGCTTCAGAGACGCCAGGATCTACAGTGTCATTGGTTGGACAAGGGTCATTTTTAGATAAACCTTCACTCCACATGGTGGGGTACTTGGGAAAA AATGCCAACGCCTTTGAAACTCCTCCTGATGGATGGTGTCCAGTGTGTAAGTCCAAAGGCCATTTGCAAGCTCTCAAGACATACCGCATCAATTTTACTCAGTCAATATTCCTCTGCTCTAATCCACAG tgTATTTTTCCATTGGGATACACTCCCTTGGATAACATAATCGCAAACACTGTGGACTTGAAGAATCCGAGCCCAAACAAGCAAAAAAAGCGAAATATCTCGGAAGTGTCACCAATTCACCTCCCTCGTGTGAAGAGAGCAAAGATTGATTTGCCCATCCTCGGGGAATATCCTCCTTCTATCCAGTCTAATTGGGGTGAATCTGTGCCAGTTTTACCTCCCCTGGCATGTGAAGTTAGCCCTCCCAGAACCTCACTACAGTGTTGTAAGGCTAAGGACGGAGATACTCGAGTTCAAAATGTGTCAGAGACCGGAAATTCATTCAGCAGTTTTACTTCTGTTCTACGTGAGGAGCCTCCAGTCATATCTACTGGATCACCAAGCCGGGATGTGTCTGACCCAGCCGAGCCACTGCATGCAAATCAGGGTATTCTTCAAGAAGGCCTACTGCCAACTGAAGTGGTAGAAATGGGCATGAAAAATGATGTTTTCTTCCAATGTGAGAACCCAAATGCAGTGAACATACAAAAGGTATCAAATACTGGCCACATAGGGAGCAGCGAAGATCAGAAACACTTAAATTCAGAAATTGACGACACTGGGGTTTCAAGTAGAGATCCAGGTGCCCTGAAGAATTTAACATTCAGTCCAGTTCATGTGTTTAAATCACCACCTCTGTTGCAGTGCAACCAGCTAAGGTCCCCAGTGAAGGAGAGTTCACCCACGGAGGTGTCCAGCCCACCGTGCGGTGTTGATGTGCCAGATGTAGGAAAGGATTCGGTTTTGGAATCTGGATTACCACAGTCCTGTGAAATTCTCCAGAACAGCGTTTGTGAAATATTAGAGTCATCTTTGTTACAGGACACCCAGTCTGGACAGCAAGTGGAAGCCATGGGCACTGTGCTAAACGTTGGCCACAGGTTGTCTTCAGCTCATGGATTCATACAGGAGACACCGACAAGTAAATGTGAGAGTACTGTATCTTCTTGTTTGTGGCATAATAAGTCTGACCAGGAGATAAAGGTAAATTCCTTGCTGGATATGTATGCACCACCAACTTCTTCAGCAGGTCCTGTGGAAGAGAACAGTATTGTAAACCCAGCTGTCTCACCATTAAAGCATGGGGTATCGGAACCTTCTCATTTCATGCAAGATGGCTGTGAAGTGACTCCTGCATCTCTGCCATTGCAGGATATTCTGCATGTTTGCCCATCGCAAGATAATTCTTTGCCCACTCACACTACATCTCCTGTTGTAAAAGAGGATAGTATAGAATCTTCAACAGTCCGGGAATTGTCACAACCGAAAAATTTGGTTGAGGACATTGAGAAAAGTCAGCGTGGAACAGCCACTCCATCTTGCACCGTACTGGAGTGTCATCAGCCTGATGGCTTGTCCAAAGATGACCATTCATTGTCCTGTGTGAGTGACATATCTTGTATGATAGTTTCTGTTGGAGAATATAGCTCTGATGTAACCTTGGCAAATCTATCATTGCCAGAACCACAAGAGAGAGCACAGGACTGTCGGGCAAGTAATTCTGAAACTACCAACCGCTCTCGTTCTTTGCAGGTTAGTCTGCCTGACTGTCGGTCAGAAGAGAAGTCCTTGAGGAACGTGCCTGACAGCCCAGTGTCTGATGTAAAAGACAAGCCCACGATGAACTCTGCAGCAGTGTTATTGCAGGCAAATCTATTGACTGAACTACTAGATTTAGTCCATGATTGTCAGATAAATAACACAGGCAAACCACCTGACTCTTTACAGGATATTCAGCAGGTGTGCCCTGCAGAAGATAAGTCTTTGGATGTGTACGGGTCATCTTCTGTTGTGAAAGGTAATAGTATAGAACTCGTAGCAGCAGCTTTAAATATCTGCCACTTGTCACAACCAAAAGATTTGGTGGAGAATATTGAGAAAAGTCAGCGTGAAACATCCTCTCCATCTCCCTTACTGGAGGGTCATCAGTCGCCTGATAGCTTGTCCAAAGACGACCATTCGTTGTCCTGTGTGAGTGACATATCTTTTATGACGGCTTCTGTTGGAGAATATAGCTCTGATTTAAACTTGGCAAATATATCATTGCCAGAACCGCAAGAGAGAGCCCAGGACTGTTGGGCAAGTAATTCTGAAACTACCAATTTCTCTCATCATTTGCAGGATAGTCTGCCTGACTGTCAGTCAGAAGAAAAGTCCTTGAGGAATGTGCCTGGCAGCCCAGTGTCTGATGTAAAAGACAAGCCCACAGTGAACTCTGTAGCAGTATTATTGCAGGAAAATAGGTTGACTGAAGTACTAGATTTAGTCCATGATTGTCAGAAAAATGACACAGGCAAACCATCTGACTCTTTACAGGATATTCAGTCTGTCTGCCACTCAGAGACTACTTCCTTGATGGGTGTGAGTGACCCCCTTTGCACTACATCAGTTGTGAAACCTGACATTAATGCAGATGCTGCAACATTATTAGACCGTTCTCTGTCAAATCCACAAAACATGATGCAGGACTGTCCGACACGTCATTGTGTAACGAGCACACCGTCTGTAGGCATTCAGGAGGCACATTCTTTGAAAGATAATTCCATGATTGTCATCGGTGGTTCCACATGTGACATAACTGCAGTAATGGATGATTGTGATAATGAGAATACAACATTACTCTTGTTGTCAGATAATCATTTCTTGGACAGTCCGATGGACAGTTGTGAAAGTAGTGTCACAGCTCATTcccaaacaaaacatttgttagACCAGCAGTTCAGTCCCTTACGTAATACAGGTGCTGCTATAGAAGGTCTTGGCAATGTAAAACCTCCTCTCTTATCAGACTGTGGTTTGTCGGTGTCCAAGCAGGATATTAAGAAACCTTTTCATGAAAACCCAGTCTTACCTGACTTGTTACTGGACATTCAGCCCGAACACCGGATGGAAGAGCCCCTAGCAGCATCCCCTAGTCCTGCATGTGAAGTGCCTGTTTCTGCGAGACAATCGAGCACAGAACCAGTAGAACAACGGGATTTGTTGCAGGAAGGCCAAGGTAAACAATATGATAAATCGAAGCAGAATGAGGTGAATGAAATATCCAGCACTGTAACCAATCACAGTGGCCTTCATGACAGCGGCACATTGTCAGAAACTCTTTCTTCAGAAACCACGTTAAACGCTGACAGTTTAGCACAAGATGAATCGATGAATGCATCAACTGTGGAATCTAAACAGGTTCCTAAAACACCCGGACGAAGAACCTTCCAAAATAGCCAGAGACGTCTACAGTGGAAGAACAAATATTCCTTATGCTGGTTAGATTGCGTATTATCAGCCCTAGTCCAGTCTGAGATGCTCAACAACTTTGTGGCTAAGGGTGATAACAACAAGGAGTTGATTCACTATCTTTTCGCAAAATATGAGGAAGCCAGCACAATGCTACCACAATGGGACAAGAGAAGGAAATCAg GAGGGACACAGAAGCTGGATAAATGTCTGAATGAAGTCAGAATGTACATCTTTGATAAACTAAAGCCGTTTTTGAAGTGTGAATTGG GACAGAAAGAGACTCCAGTCTTTGCCTTTCCTTTACTTCTGAAACTGGACCCAGAGATTGAAGAACTCTTCATGCACACTTATACGTGGAACTTTAAATGCGAGGTCTGTGGATATAGTTGCCAAGAGAG ATGCCAGAAAACAATGACTACTTTCACAAAGGTAGTCCCAGATTGGCGGCCTCTGAATGCTGTGCACACGGCTCCGTGCAACAAGTGTCAGAATGCAGATCAAAGACGGGCACTGAATTTGGAAAA gcTGCATTCTGTATTCATGGTTCACTTTGTGGAGGGTTTGCCAACCAATGATCTGGAGGAGTATTCCTTTCACTTTAATGGCCACTTATATCAAATAAGAACAGTAATCCGATATCGTTATGATCATTTTTCTTCTTGGACAGCAAATGATGATG GTTCCTGGCTAGAGTCTGATGACCTTAAAGGCACTTTTTGCAGAAGGCACCAAAAATGTAGAGTGCGTGCTGAGGACATTCATGTGGTTATGTGGGAAAAGAGTAATGCAAAGACTGCTGGAACAGAGAATCCACCGCTTAGTACAACAGATCATTCTGAGCTTAATGCATCAAATCAATCCATATCAATTCAAGAAGAAAACCTTTGTCTGTCTGCTTCTACTGAATCCCCCATACAAGTTGCTCCTGCAGCTAAGTCTGTTAACCTGAACATGTCCAACCCACTTGCTGGAATGGAGGGATATGCTGATGATGACATCATAACACTGACCCTTGTAGAAATCCCACTTGACACTACGGGCAATCCTGTTGATTTTAATCCATCAGATAATTGTACAGCTCGCAAAGAAGCAAACCAAGTATTATTAGTTCCCCAACCTGCTCAACTCAAAGTGCCCATTAATTCCTTGCCATTGACTCAACATAGCCAAAGGAATGGTATATTTTCACCACCCATCCTTGCCAGTTCACAACCCATCCCTGCCAATTCTAATGCTAAGACTGTTCCTTCTGTGGATTGTAATGTTCTTCAGAGTCCACCGCCCATGCTTGCCAGTCCTAATGCTAAGACTGTTCCTTCTGTGGATTGTTATGTTCCTCAGAGTCCACCGCCCATGCTTGCCAGTCCTAATGCTAAGACTGTTCCTTCTGTGGATTGTTATGTTCCTCAGAGTCCACTGCCCATGCTTGCCAGTCCTAATGCTAAGACTGTTCCTTCTGTGGATTGTAATGTTCCTCAGAGTCCTGTTATACAAAACATAACAAAGCCAGGTTTTAACAAGCAAGCTACACCCATTGCAACTAGCACCCCCTTTTCACAGCCCTATAGTACAAAGAAAAGCATAGTTGGCAGCTGGATGAATAGTTTGATAATTAAAGATAATTCTCTTCTAAATGGCAACCTCTGTGGTGCAAAGCAGAAAAATCCTGCAAGCAAACCTTGCCCCCCTCTGAAAATAACCGATCTAAGCGGTGCCTCCAAGACGGCTCAGAACTTTGATGGATTTCGAGCCAAATGTGTGAATAAAACTGCTAATTCGGTGGAATCCCCTGGATTCCAGTCAGAAAATGGGGTTTCTTTTAACCCTCCTAAAGAAAAGACTGCACCATCtcttaaaacatttttaacaccttCATCTTCAAGTCATTTAAAACCTGGAAACAGTGGGTTGAATTACGGCAACCTATTGAAGGATAGACGCCCATCCAGCGAGAATAGAATTCGAAAACTTAGACTGAAGCTACTAAAGAAGCTGAAAGCCAAGAAAAATGAACTGGCCACCTTAGAAAGGATGGCAAAAATACAACAGAGCAACTCTTGTAGCGATCAGTCTGACTTCCTTCCCCAAGGCAGTTTAAATCGGCGCGAGCATCTGCGTGGCTTTTTGCAGGAGCTCCAGGAACAGATAGACAATGCAGATAATGAATCTGTTTGCACAATGAGTTCCAGCACCTCTATATGCAGCAGTCCTGGAGATGCCGAGTTCTTTGCAGAACTTTTCTCACCGTCGCCCATGGACAACTCTGCAAACGACAGCAGCTATCTTGAGATGTTGGCTGATGGGTTTGCAATATCTACTGACCAGTCACAACAGACAAATGGCCATAACCACCCCACAGACAATAATGGCTCCTTGCAGTCTACCTCCGGAAGTAATTCCTGCCTCAAGACCAGCACACTTAACCGCTCCACCAGAGACGAGTCTTTTGATCTCATGTCATCTTCCAGGCTGAATGAGGACACTGAATACTTCCCTTCTTTTGATTATATTTTCTAG